One stretch of Niallia sp. XMNu-256 DNA includes these proteins:
- a CDS encoding nitronate monooxygenase, whose translation MVQKLPLSITSQLELPVITAPMFLVSSTELVIEACKSGVIGSFPLANARTLEDLDGWMQQITNELSKARTLEPKRKIAPWGVNLVVHRTNKRYEEDLTFIKRYQPPIVITSLGDPGRVVNMVHEYGGVVFSDVINLVHARKAAQKGVDGLVLVCNGAGGHAGTLNPFAFIGAVKEFWDGLIILSGGISSGRDIFAAQIMGADLVYMGTRFIATKESLASSEYQEMLIEATLEDLIYTDAFSGIRANYLVPSIRKAGFDPEQLQKIENFNWSESKENDAKPWKDIWSAGQGVGAIKKVEYVADIVKELKKEYLQMKQTPRWYQ comes from the coding sequence ATGGTACAAAAGCTTCCATTAAGCATCACTTCTCAACTGGAATTACCTGTCATTACGGCTCCGATGTTTTTAGTTTCTAGTACTGAGTTAGTGATTGAAGCCTGTAAGTCAGGCGTTATCGGCTCATTTCCACTAGCCAATGCCCGAACTTTAGAGGACTTAGATGGGTGGATGCAACAAATCACTAATGAACTTTCAAAGGCAAGAACTTTAGAACCTAAACGAAAGATTGCCCCATGGGGAGTGAATCTCGTTGTCCATCGTACGAACAAAAGATATGAAGAGGATTTAACGTTTATTAAAAGATACCAACCACCCATTGTGATTACATCGCTAGGAGATCCAGGTCGTGTTGTTAATATGGTCCATGAATATGGAGGCGTTGTTTTTTCTGATGTAATAAACCTAGTACATGCTAGAAAAGCGGCTCAAAAAGGGGTGGATGGATTAGTTCTTGTTTGCAACGGGGCAGGCGGACATGCGGGAACATTAAATCCATTCGCCTTTATTGGAGCGGTTAAAGAGTTTTGGGATGGGTTGATTATACTATCCGGCGGCATATCAAGCGGTCGAGATATATTTGCCGCCCAAATCATGGGTGCAGATCTCGTATACATGGGAACTCGCTTTATTGCGACAAAGGAAAGTCTTGCAAGTTCAGAATATCAAGAAATGTTAATTGAAGCGACGCTCGAAGATCTCATTTACACGGATGCCTTTAGCGGGATTCGTGCGAATTACCTTGTTCCAAGTATCCGTAAAGCAGGGTTTGATCCAGAGCAGCTGCAAAAAATAGAGAATTTTAATTGGTCTGAATCAAAGGAAAATGACGCAAAACCTTGGAAAGACATTTGGTCTGCAGGCCAAGGTGTAGGGGCAATAAAAAAGGTCGA
- the dmpG gene encoding 4-hydroxy-2-oxovalerate aldolase, with translation MVPRITDTTLRDGDHAINHSYTPEMVRQIVSDLDKAGVPVIEVSHGSGLKGSCIQQGFSLHSEFDLIAAAVETAKQAKIASLFVPGIGTSQELKKAIEIGISIIRIAVHCTEADVTEQYFKMAKEMGIEAVGFLMMSHTQPADVLVEQAKLMESYGADCVYVVDSAGALVQSGVRERISALKEALSIDVGFHGHNNLGLAIGNTITALEAGADQIDGTLRGLGAGAGNAPTEVLIAVLNKMGIETGIDLSILMDSAEEVVAPLMPTPIVIDRDNLSSGYAGVYNSFLLHVRKAAEQFGVKVSEIMEELGKRQAIAGQEDWIIDVAVQLAEKKGIKV, from the coding sequence ATGGTGCCAAGAATTACAGATACGACACTTAGAGACGGGGACCATGCGATCAATCATAGTTACACACCTGAAATGGTCCGGCAAATTGTAAGCGATTTAGATAAAGCGGGTGTACCTGTTATTGAGGTTAGTCATGGATCAGGCTTAAAAGGTTCTTGCATTCAACAAGGGTTTTCATTACATTCTGAATTCGATTTAATTGCAGCTGCTGTAGAAACAGCAAAACAAGCTAAAATCGCTTCCTTATTCGTACCTGGGATTGGAACAAGTCAAGAACTCAAAAAGGCCATTGAAATTGGAATCAGCATCATTCGTATAGCTGTTCATTGTACAGAGGCGGATGTGACTGAACAGTATTTTAAGATGGCTAAAGAAATGGGAATCGAGGCAGTAGGTTTCTTAATGATGTCCCATACACAGCCAGCAGATGTTCTTGTCGAGCAAGCAAAACTGATGGAATCATATGGGGCCGACTGTGTTTATGTAGTGGATTCTGCTGGTGCACTTGTTCAGTCAGGTGTTAGAGAGAGAATTTCAGCTCTCAAAGAAGCCCTTTCAATCGATGTAGGTTTCCATGGTCATAATAATCTCGGATTGGCAATTGGCAACACCATTACAGCACTGGAGGCGGGAGCAGACCAAATTGACGGAACATTGCGAGGTCTTGGTGCAGGAGCAGGAAACGCCCCTACTGAAGTATTGATCGCTGTATTAAATAAAATGGGAATTGAAACAGGAATCGATCTTTCGATATTAATGGATTCAGCAGAAGAGGTAGTTGCTCCACTCATGCCGACGCCAATTGTGATTGACCGAGACAATTTATCAAGTGGGTATGCTGGAGTGTATAATAGCTTTCTTCTACATGTTAGGAAGGCGGCTGAACAGTTTGGAGTAAAAGTTTCGGAAATTATGGAGGAACTAGGAAAACGACAAGCAATTGCTGGGCAAGAAGATTGGATTATTGATGTAGCTGTTCAGTTAGCTGAGAAAAAAGGAATAAAGGTTTAA